A window of Hevea brasiliensis isolate MT/VB/25A 57/8 chromosome 14, ASM3005281v1, whole genome shotgun sequence contains these coding sequences:
- the LOC110632542 gene encoding uncharacterized protein LOC110632542 isoform X1 yields MNDLEAGYPTEVQKANSNGDLQRLSPSSSIQDRSDNMTDLEAGNPTDVQNANSNGDFESHGTADGLHQRVTGDGNTISEVIPSFEDQEGNQNRKNSSNQRDMTLKRIFLITNFVVELPSAVFDQLSSVRKPQYALISMILSFTVMLISIIDLARTGRSERVKFMMRGHITWFYSPFPSYKPLGTFADIVGLVCGIFQCVFAAIAYAFLSHKAEGPIKISVWPLIFASGVLWSRFPWNTKAPVTRAVIKGPLHCWQCAKKLKRTILKNEGVQEVRVDMQKDTLTVKGTMDGKALVEFLQKKSGRRFEILPTEEEED; encoded by the exons ATGAATGACTTGGAAGCTGGGTATCCTACAGAAGTCCAAAAAGCTAACAGCAATGGCGATCTTCAAAGATTATCTCCATCATCAAGCATTCAAGATCGATCAGACAATATGACTGACTTGGAAGCTGGGAATCCTACAGATGTCCAAAACGCTAACAGCAATGGCGATTTTGAGTCCCACGGCACAGCAGATGGCTTGCATCAAAGG GTCACAGGAGATGGCAATACTATATCCGAGGTTATCCCCAGCTTCGAAGATCAAGAAGGGAACCAAAACAGAAAGAATAGCTCGAATCAAAgg GATATGACCCTGAAACGGATTTTCCTTATCACGAATTTTGTCGTGGAGCTTCCATCAGCAGTTTTTGATCAACTGTCCTCAGTGCGCAAACCCCAATATGCATTAATCAGTATGATCTTGTCTTTCACAGTGATGCTCATCTCCATTATTGATCTTGCTCGAACAGGTCGAAGTGAAAGAGTTAAATTCATGATGAGAGGCCATATAACTTGGTTTTACTCCCCATTTCCAAGTTACAAGCCTCTGGGTACATTTGCTGATATTGTTGGATTAGTTTGTGGCATTTTCCAATGTGTTTTTGCAGCAATTGCTTATGCCTTTCTGTCTCATAAAGCTGAAGGTCCTATCAAAATCTCTGTTTGGCCTTTAATCTTTGCCTCTGGTGTATTATGGTCTAGATTTCCCTGGAATACAAAG GCTCCGGTGACGCGGGCGGTAATCAAGGGGCCGTTACACTGTTGGCAATGTGCCAAGAAACTTAAAAGGACCATTTTGAAGAACGAAG GTGTGCAGGAGGTGAGAGTGGACATGCAGAAGGATACGTTGACCGTCAAAGGGACCATGGATGGTAAGGCGTTGGTTGAGTTTTTGCAGAAGAAATCCGGGAGAAGATTTGAGATTTTGCCAACTGAGGAGGAAGAAGACTGA
- the LOC110632542 gene encoding uncharacterized protein LOC110632542 isoform X2, giving the protein MKQSVQAQNWTDTDSWMLLSQIRVFQRVSGQVTGDGNTISEVIPSFEDQEGNQNRKNSSNQRDMTLKRIFLITNFVVELPSAVFDQLSSVRKPQYALISMILSFTVMLISIIDLARTGRSERVKFMMRGHITWFYSPFPSYKPLGTFADIVGLVCGIFQCVFAAIAYAFLSHKAEGPIKISVWPLIFASGVLWSRFPWNTKAPVTRAVIKGPLHCWQCAKKLKRTILKNEGVQEVRVDMQKDTLTVKGTMDGKALVEFLQKKSGRRFEILPTEEEED; this is encoded by the exons ATGAAACAATCGGTTCAAGCTCAAAATTGGACCGACACCGACTCTTGGATGCTCCTATCTCAGATACGTGTTTTTCAAAGAGTATCGGGGCAG GTCACAGGAGATGGCAATACTATATCCGAGGTTATCCCCAGCTTCGAAGATCAAGAAGGGAACCAAAACAGAAAGAATAGCTCGAATCAAAgg GATATGACCCTGAAACGGATTTTCCTTATCACGAATTTTGTCGTGGAGCTTCCATCAGCAGTTTTTGATCAACTGTCCTCAGTGCGCAAACCCCAATATGCATTAATCAGTATGATCTTGTCTTTCACAGTGATGCTCATCTCCATTATTGATCTTGCTCGAACAGGTCGAAGTGAAAGAGTTAAATTCATGATGAGAGGCCATATAACTTGGTTTTACTCCCCATTTCCAAGTTACAAGCCTCTGGGTACATTTGCTGATATTGTTGGATTAGTTTGTGGCATTTTCCAATGTGTTTTTGCAGCAATTGCTTATGCCTTTCTGTCTCATAAAGCTGAAGGTCCTATCAAAATCTCTGTTTGGCCTTTAATCTTTGCCTCTGGTGTATTATGGTCTAGATTTCCCTGGAATACAAAG GCTCCGGTGACGCGGGCGGTAATCAAGGGGCCGTTACACTGTTGGCAATGTGCCAAGAAACTTAAAAGGACCATTTTGAAGAACGAAG GTGTGCAGGAGGTGAGAGTGGACATGCAGAAGGATACGTTGACCGTCAAAGGGACCATGGATGGTAAGGCGTTGGTTGAGTTTTTGCAGAAGAAATCCGGGAGAAGATTTGAGATTTTGCCAACTGAGGAGGAAGAAGACTGA